Proteins from a genomic interval of Paenibacillus sp. FSL H8-0048:
- the nrdR gene encoding transcriptional regulator NrdR — protein sequence MKCPYCDHTNTKVLDSRPANENKSIRRRRECELCSRRFTTFEMIEETPLIVIKKGGSREEFSRDKILRGLIRACEKRPVPVERLEVIVSEVEKSLRGIALAEIESRQIGELVMEQLYPVDEVAYVRFASVYRQFKDINMFMKELKGLLSKNTEELEGL from the coding sequence ATGAAATGTCCTTACTGCGACCACACCAATACCAAAGTCCTGGACTCGCGCCCGGCCAATGAGAATAAGTCCATCCGCCGCAGGCGGGAATGCGAGCTGTGCAGCCGCCGTTTCACCACCTTCGAGATGATTGAAGAGACCCCCCTGATTGTGATCAAAAAAGGCGGCAGCCGTGAAGAGTTCAGCCGTGACAAAATCCTTCGCGGCCTGATCCGTGCCTGCGAGAAGCGTCCGGTTCCTGTAGAGCGTCTGGAGGTCATCGTATCCGAGGTGGAGAAAAGCCTGCGCGGCATCGCCCTCGCCGAGATCGAGAGCCGCCAGATCGGCGAGCTGGTCATGGAGCAGCTCTACCCTGTTGACGAGGTAGCCTACGTCCGCTTCGCATCCGTGTACCGCCAGTTCAAGGACATTAACATGTTCATGAAGGAACTGAAGGGATTGCTGTCCAAGAACACGGAGGAGCTGGAGGGGCTGTAA
- a CDS encoding alpha/beta-type small acid-soluble spore protein, translating to MSQNNNSNNLVAPNSRGALEQLKYEVAQELGITLSPDGYQGNKTSYENGSIGGYITKRLVTLAEQQLAGQYK from the coding sequence ATGAGCCAAAATAACAACTCCAATAACCTGGTAGCTCCAAACTCACGCGGTGCCTTGGAACAACTGAAATATGAAGTTGCCCAGGAACTAGGTATCACCCTCTCCCCAGACGGATACCAAGGCAATAAAACTTCTTACGAAAACGGTTCGATCGGTGGTTACATCACTAAACGTCTTGTAACCCTGGCTGAACAGCAATTGGCAGGTCAGTACAAATAA
- a CDS encoding lytic transglycosylase domain-containing protein: MKWLRKKRVLLLLFIGFTAILFLGSNWMSWFYPIHYKAEIRQHSRTYEMDPFLVASIIRVETNYKTGRESKKGALGLMQLMPDTAKWALEKAKLPEVSLERLKEEPSSNIELGTWYLSTLSKQFDGNRIAVIAAYNAGPGKVQSWLDEGQWDGTEASVKDIPFGETRHYVQRVIYYYDQYTELYSEF; this comes from the coding sequence ATGAAGTGGTTACGTAAAAAAAGAGTCCTGCTGCTGCTGTTCATCGGCTTCACCGCGATTCTGTTTCTAGGCTCCAACTGGATGTCATGGTTTTATCCTATTCATTATAAAGCAGAGATCCGCCAGCACAGCCGGACGTATGAGATGGACCCGTTTCTGGTGGCATCCATCATCCGGGTGGAGACCAATTATAAGACCGGCCGTGAATCCAAAAAAGGCGCGCTGGGACTCATGCAGCTGATGCCGGATACCGCCAAGTGGGCGCTCGAAAAGGCCAAGCTTCCTGAGGTATCGCTGGAACGGCTGAAGGAAGAGCCCTCGTCCAACATTGAACTGGGCACCTGGTATTTGTCTACGCTCTCTAAGCAGTTTGACGGCAACCGTATAGCAGTTATCGCCGCCTACAATGCCGGACCCGGCAAGGTGCAGAGCTGGCTGGATGAAGGGCAGTGGGACGGAACAGAAGCCTCTGTGAAGGATATTCCGTTCGGTGAGACCCGTCATTACGTGCAACGCGTGATTTATTATTATGATCAATACACTGAGCTCTACAGTGAGTTCTAG
- the coaE gene encoding dephospho-CoA kinase (Dephospho-CoA kinase (CoaE) performs the final step in coenzyme A biosynthesis.) has product MIIGLTGGIASGKSTVSALFVRKGAALVDADVIAREVMLPGHPVLAAAVEAFGDRILLPDGSLDRAGLGEIVFRDPEALKTLNNLTHPAIRREIKDRMYALEQENPQRLVIVDIPLLYESELDSLFEQIIVVYVPRRVQLARLMERSGMKLEQAEDRLRSQMDIELKRRKATFVIDNSGDLQSAELQVARLWDRLGLI; this is encoded by the coding sequence ATGATTATAGGCTTAACCGGAGGCATAGCTTCGGGAAAAAGCACCGTGTCTGCGCTGTTTGTCCGCAAGGGAGCTGCACTGGTGGATGCCGATGTCATCGCCAGAGAGGTGATGCTCCCCGGACATCCGGTGCTGGCGGCAGCGGTGGAGGCTTTTGGAGACCGCATCCTGCTGCCTGACGGTTCGCTGGACCGGGCGGGTCTTGGTGAGATTGTCTTCCGGGACCCGGAGGCGCTCAAGACACTGAATAACCTGACCCATCCGGCAATCCGCAGGGAGATCAAGGACAGAATGTATGCGCTTGAGCAGGAGAATCCGCAGCGGCTGGTCATTGTCGACATTCCGCTGCTCTACGAATCAGAGCTGGATTCCTTATTTGAGCAGATTATTGTGGTCTATGTCCCAAGGAGGGTGCAGTTAGCCCGCCTCATGGAGCGGAGCGGAATGAAGCTGGAGCAGGCTGAGGACCGGCTGAGGTCGCAGATGGATATTGAACTTAAGCGCAGGAAAGCAACATTTGTGATCGACAATAGCGGTGATCTGCAGTCTGCCGAGCTTCAGGTTGCCCGGTTGTGGGACAGGCTGGGCCTGATATGA
- the ytaF gene encoding sporulation membrane protein YtaF gives MLSPLLSLLLLAFALSLDGFGVGITYGLRKMKIPLLSIIIISLCSGVVIYGSMQVGVLLANVVSPNAASSVGAVILVLMGCWSLFQMLTQKEKEQGETVPGQETILETAASVQSAETVLKPAVFSLELRHLGVVIQILRTPSSADMDASGSISSMEAMILGIALSLDAFGAGLGAALLGFSPWSTSLMIAVFSGTFLLMGMKTGLRLSGSYWMKHAAALPAILLIVMGIMKLL, from the coding sequence GTGCTGAGCCCATTGTTGTCTTTGCTGTTGCTTGCGTTTGCGCTTAGTCTGGATGGATTTGGTGTAGGCATTACATATGGACTGCGTAAAATGAAAATTCCCCTGCTCTCCATTATCATTATTTCGCTCTGTTCAGGGGTCGTCATTTATGGTTCTATGCAAGTGGGCGTGCTGCTGGCCAATGTAGTCTCTCCGAATGCCGCTTCCAGTGTCGGAGCGGTTATTCTCGTCTTGATGGGCTGCTGGTCCCTGTTCCAGATGCTGACGCAGAAGGAGAAGGAGCAGGGAGAGACAGTGCCTGGACAGGAGACCATACTGGAGACGGCTGCTTCCGTACAAAGTGCCGAGACAGTGCTGAAGCCGGCAGTATTCTCGCTGGAGCTGCGCCATCTGGGCGTGGTGATACAGATTCTCCGGACGCCGTCTTCCGCCGATATGGATGCTTCAGGGAGTATTTCCTCCATGGAAGCCATGATTCTGGGGATCGCGTTGTCACTGGATGCCTTTGGGGCCGGCCTTGGTGCGGCACTGCTCGGATTCAGTCCGTGGTCCACCTCGCTGATGATCGCTGTATTCAGCGGAACCTTTTTGCTGATGGGAATGAAGACGGGACTGAGATTATCCGGCAGCTACTGGATGAAGCATGCGGCTGCGCTGCCCGCGATATTATTAATTGTAATGGGTATAATGAAGTTATTATGA
- the mutM gene encoding DNA-formamidopyrimidine glycosylase has product MPELPEVETVRRTLNELITGKQIEHVTVRLPRIIQRPDDIQAFAHMLAGHSVVTVERRGKFLRFVFDGLVMVSHLRMEGRYGVYREGELLDKHTHVIFHFTDGTELRYTDVRQFGTMHLFQPGEDLQLKPLNKLGQEPLDADFTLERFKEIVAKRSTKIKPLLLNQEYIVGIGNIYVDESLHRAGIHPEETAKSLTEDQLARLHHAIVATLTEAVNAGGSSVKSYVNGQGESGSYQDQHKIYGRKDQPCATCGTLIEKSVVGGRGTHYCPTCQPVPVLIL; this is encoded by the coding sequence ATGCCGGAATTGCCGGAAGTCGAAACAGTCAGAAGAACACTTAATGAGTTAATTACAGGCAAGCAGATAGAGCATGTCACCGTCCGGCTGCCGCGGATTATTCAGCGCCCGGATGATATTCAGGCCTTTGCCCATATGCTGGCAGGCCATAGTGTGGTTACAGTTGAACGCAGAGGCAAGTTCCTGCGTTTCGTATTTGACGGGCTGGTGATGGTCTCCCATCTGCGGATGGAGGGCCGTTACGGCGTCTACCGTGAGGGCGAGCTGCTGGACAAGCATACGCATGTTATTTTCCATTTCACAGACGGGACAGAGCTGCGTTATACGGATGTGCGCCAATTCGGGACGATGCATCTGTTCCAGCCGGGAGAGGATCTGCAGCTGAAGCCGCTGAACAAGCTGGGGCAGGAGCCGCTGGATGCCGATTTCACGCTGGAACGGTTCAAAGAGATTGTCGCGAAGCGGAGCACCAAGATCAAGCCGCTGCTGCTCAATCAGGAATATATAGTAGGTATCGGCAATATTTATGTAGATGAGTCTCTGCATCGTGCAGGAATCCACCCGGAGGAGACCGCGAAGTCCCTCACCGAGGATCAGCTGGCCAGGCTGCACCATGCTATTGTCGCAACACTGACAGAGGCTGTGAATGCCGGAGGCTCCTCCGTGAAGTCGTATGTCAACGGCCAGGGGGAGAGCGGAAGCTATCAGGATCAGCACAAGATCTATGGACGTAAGGATCAGCCGTGTGCCACCTGCGGTACGCTGATTGAGAAGAGCGTAGTCGGCGGACGGGGAACGCATTATTGTCCCACCTGCCAGCCCGTACCTGTACTGATTCTGTAA
- the polA gene encoding DNA polymerase I: protein MDKLILIDGNNIIYRAFFAMPPLTNTAGQQTNAVYGFTTMLLRLLEEHKPTHMIVAFDAGKITFRHEGYEDYKGGRQKTPPELSEQFPLLKELLKGLGVPQFEIAGYEADDIIGTISREADAAGRQVMIVSGDKDMLQLASEHTTIALVRKGVTEVELYGPKQIRDKYDLTPEQIIDLKGLMGDASDNIPGVPGVGEKTALKLLQQFGSVEGVLAGTGELKGKMKEKLEEHADSAIMSKKLATIYREVPLEHTWEDMVFSGIAADTAGPALAKLEFKSLLERLSLSAYSHGADGSLSSPAAVEAAELTITLVDEAGIEQLIQALPGISALHVESNGENPHRAEVIGLGLSSPEQHYFVPFALLKSPAAAPLRDWLGDEQAPKSGYDLHRADLALHWQGIAFAGAANDVQLAAYLLDPTEASQNLNDLTTKYGLPRLSPDEDVFGKGAKYRIPELAILGEHVARKSATVLGIVQKQQEELDKTDMTGLFQDLEMPLSRILADMEKQGIAVNKDDLIQLGKEFEAQISRLVTEIYAACGTEFNLNSPKQLGEVLFVKLGLPVVKKTKTGYSTDAEVLEKLAPYHDAVRLILQYRTLAKLQSTYVEGLMKEISPETGKVHTFYRQTIAATGRLSSQFPNLQNIPIRLEEGRKLRKVFVPSEPGWSILAADYSQIELRVLAHISGDERMKEAFVEDMDIHTKTAMDVFGVPAESVDSNMRRSAKAVNFGIVYGISDYGLSQNLNIPRKEAARFIEQYFEVFQGVRRYMDDIVVEARKQGYVTTLLERRRYLPEINAKNFNLRSFAERTAMNTPIQGTAADIIKLAMVHMDKALHERGLKSRMLLQVHDELVFEVPEEELEQMKQLLPEVMAGALQLSVPLKAEVSYGSNWYEAK, encoded by the coding sequence GTGGACAAGCTGATACTCATTGATGGAAATAATATCATTTACCGGGCGTTCTTCGCCATGCCGCCGCTGACGAATACAGCGGGACAGCAGACGAATGCGGTATACGGTTTCACGACGATGCTGCTCCGTTTGCTGGAGGAGCATAAACCGACACATATGATTGTGGCTTTTGACGCGGGAAAGATTACTTTCCGGCATGAAGGCTATGAAGATTATAAGGGCGGACGCCAAAAGACCCCGCCGGAGCTGTCCGAGCAGTTCCCGCTGCTCAAGGAGCTGCTGAAGGGTCTGGGAGTTCCGCAGTTCGAGATTGCCGGCTACGAGGCTGACGATATTATCGGCACCATCTCCAGGGAAGCGGATGCCGCCGGCCGTCAGGTAATGATTGTGTCGGGGGATAAGGATATGCTGCAGCTGGCTTCCGAGCATACCACCATCGCGCTGGTGCGCAAGGGAGTTACGGAAGTGGAGCTGTACGGGCCTAAGCAGATCCGCGACAAATATGATCTCACCCCTGAGCAGATCATTGATCTGAAGGGGCTGATGGGCGATGCCAGCGACAATATTCCCGGGGTGCCGGGAGTCGGGGAGAAGACGGCGCTTAAGCTGCTCCAGCAGTTCGGATCGGTGGAGGGCGTGCTGGCCGGAACCGGTGAGCTGAAGGGGAAGATGAAGGAGAAACTGGAAGAGCATGCGGACAGCGCCATTATGAGCAAAAAATTGGCGACGATCTACCGTGAGGTTCCGCTTGAACATACCTGGGAGGATATGGTGTTCAGCGGTATTGCTGCCGATACGGCGGGCCCTGCCCTGGCAAAGCTGGAGTTCAAGTCCCTGCTGGAGCGGCTGTCGCTCAGCGCCTATTCGCATGGGGCGGACGGCAGTCTGTCCAGCCCCGCAGCAGTGGAAGCGGCTGAGCTGACGATTACCCTCGTTGACGAAGCCGGAATAGAGCAGCTGATTCAGGCACTGCCGGGCATCTCCGCCCTGCATGTGGAATCTAACGGGGAGAACCCGCACCGTGCTGAAGTGATCGGCCTCGGGCTGTCTTCGCCGGAGCAGCATTATTTTGTGCCTTTTGCCCTGCTGAAAAGTCCGGCGGCAGCACCTCTGCGGGACTGGCTCGGTGATGAGCAGGCGCCGAAGAGCGGGTATGATCTGCACCGGGCCGATCTGGCTCTGCATTGGCAGGGAATTGCTTTTGCCGGAGCCGCTAACGATGTTCAGCTGGCCGCTTACCTGCTGGACCCGACGGAAGCGAGCCAGAATCTGAATGACCTGACAACGAAATACGGCCTGCCCCGCTTGTCGCCGGATGAGGATGTTTTCGGCAAAGGGGCCAAATATAGAATTCCTGAGCTTGCAATTCTCGGTGAGCATGTCGCCCGCAAGAGTGCGACTGTGCTTGGCATTGTGCAGAAGCAGCAGGAGGAGCTGGACAAGACGGACATGACCGGTCTGTTCCAGGACCTGGAGATGCCGCTGTCACGGATTCTCGCTGATATGGAGAAGCAGGGCATTGCTGTGAATAAGGATGATCTCATTCAGCTCGGCAAGGAATTCGAAGCCCAAATCTCCCGGCTGGTCACTGAGATTTACGCCGCCTGCGGAACCGAATTCAATCTGAATTCTCCGAAGCAGCTGGGCGAGGTTCTGTTCGTGAAGCTCGGTCTGCCGGTTGTGAAGAAGACGAAGACCGGATATTCGACCGATGCCGAGGTACTGGAAAAGCTTGCGCCTTATCATGACGCCGTGCGCCTGATTCTGCAATACCGCACCCTGGCCAAGCTGCAATCTACGTATGTCGAAGGTTTAATGAAGGAAATTTCGCCGGAGACGGGCAAGGTGCATACCTTCTACCGGCAAACGATTGCTGCTACGGGCCGGCTCAGCAGCCAGTTCCCGAACCTGCAGAATATTCCAATCCGGCTCGAAGAGGGCCGCAAGCTCCGTAAGGTATTCGTGCCCTCCGAGCCGGGCTGGTCGATTCTGGCAGCGGATTACTCGCAGATCGAGCTGCGTGTGCTGGCACATATCTCGGGCGATGAGCGGATGAAGGAAGCTTTTGTCGAGGATATGGATATTCATACCAAGACCGCGATGGACGTATTCGGCGTCCCTGCGGAGAGTGTGGACAGTAATATGCGCCGGTCCGCCAAAGCGGTTAACTTCGGGATTGTGTACGGCATCAGCGATTACGGCCTGTCGCAGAACCTGAACATTCCCCGTAAGGAGGCAGCCCGGTTCATTGAACAGTATTTCGAGGTGTTCCAAGGTGTGCGCCGTTATATGGATGATATTGTGGTCGAGGCCCGTAAGCAGGGGTATGTGACTACGCTGCTGGAACGCCGCCGTTATCTGCCGGAGATTAATGCGAAGAACTTCAATCTGCGTTCCTTTGCAGAACGTACGGCGATGAATACGCCGATTCAGGGAACCGCTGCGGATATTATCAAGCTGGCCATGGTTCATATGGACAAGGCACTGCATGAGCGCGGCCTGAAGAGCCGGATGCTGCTCCAGGTACACGATGAACTGGTATTCGAGGTGCCGGAGGAGGAGCTGGAGCAGATGAAGCAGCTGCTGCCCGAGGTGATGGCCGGAGCGCTGCAGCTGTCAGTTCCGCTGAAGGCAGAGGTAAGTTATGGAAGCAACTGGTACGAAGCGAAATAG
- the phoU gene encoding phosphate signaling complex protein PhoU, protein MIRRKEFDKDLEELRTLLQQMGEHVTDALDGAILALQTLDTARAQEIVKADLRLNAMEDRIMEIGSRLIITQQPVAKDLRRIIVAFKISSDLERMGDLALDVAKVTMRIQGQQLIKPLVDIPRMAELVTIMTTEAIQSYLDENTDLAYKMAQDDDQVDGLYSAMINELYTYMVQKPETVNQAMLLTLVGRYIERIADHATNIGESVVYLVTGKRPDLNQ, encoded by the coding sequence ATGATTCGCAGAAAAGAATTCGACAAAGATCTGGAAGAACTGCGCACCCTGCTGCAGCAGATGGGCGAGCATGTAACGGATGCCCTGGATGGTGCGATACTGGCCCTGCAGACCCTTGATACGGCACGGGCACAGGAGATTGTCAAAGCGGACCTGCGGCTGAACGCCATGGAAGACCGGATTATGGAAATCGGCTCACGGCTGATCATCACCCAGCAGCCAGTGGCGAAGGACTTGCGCCGCATTATTGTAGCCTTCAAAATCTCCAGCGATCTGGAGCGTATGGGCGATCTGGCACTGGATGTAGCCAAGGTAACAATGCGTATTCAGGGACAGCAGCTGATTAAGCCGCTTGTGGATATTCCGCGTATGGCTGAGCTGGTGACGATCATGACCACCGAGGCTATTCAGTCTTATCTGGACGAGAATACGGATCTGGCCTACAAAATGGCGCAGGATGACGATCAGGTCGATGGCCTGTACAGCGCGATGATTAACGAACTGTACACGTATATGGTTCAGAAGCCGGAAACCGTGAATCAGGCGATGCTGCTCACTCTGGTTGGCCGCTATATTGAGCGGATTGCCGACCATGCAACGAATATTGGTGAGAGTGTAGTGTATCTGGTTACAGGGAAACGTCCGGATTTGAACCAATAA
- the pstB gene encoding phosphate ABC transporter ATP-binding protein PstB, which produces MKSIIDIEKLDLYYESFHALKNVDLQIPEKQVTAFIGPSGCGKSTLLRTLNRMNDMIPGTRIEGKVNIGGKNIYSDEIEVESLRKQVGMVFQQPNPFPKSIYDNVAYGPRLHGVKSKAELDVLVEQSLRQSALWEEVKDFLKKSALSLSGGQQQRLCIARALAVQPDILLMDEATSALDPVSTLKIEELVQELRDKYTIVMVTHNMHQAARVSGRTVFFLNGVIVEAADTELLFSNPKDSRTEDYISGRFG; this is translated from the coding sequence ATGAAATCCATCATTGACATAGAGAAGCTAGATCTCTACTATGAGTCATTCCATGCCCTGAAGAACGTGGATTTGCAGATTCCGGAGAAGCAGGTGACCGCTTTTATCGGACCTTCCGGCTGCGGGAAATCCACACTGTTGCGTACTCTTAACCGTATGAACGACATGATTCCCGGAACACGTATTGAAGGTAAAGTAAATATCGGCGGCAAAAACATCTACAGCGACGAGATCGAAGTGGAGAGTCTGCGTAAGCAGGTGGGGATGGTGTTCCAGCAGCCCAATCCTTTTCCCAAGTCGATCTATGATAACGTGGCTTACGGTCCGCGCCTGCACGGTGTGAAGAGCAAAGCTGAGCTGGATGTTCTTGTAGAGCAAAGCCTGCGCCAGTCCGCGCTCTGGGAGGAAGTGAAGGATTTCCTCAAGAAGTCTGCCTTAAGCCTGTCCGGCGGGCAGCAGCAGCGTCTCTGTATTGCCAGAGCCCTTGCCGTACAGCCGGATATTCTGCTGATGGATGAGGCGACGTCTGCGCTGGATCCGGTGTCCACGCTCAAGATTGAGGAGCTGGTCCAGGAGCTGCGGGATAAGTATACGATTGTAATGGTCACGCATAATATGCATCAGGCCGCCCGGGTATCGGGACGCACTGTATTTTTCCTGAACGGTGTTATTGTGGAAGCTGCGGACACGGAGCTGTTATTCTCCAACCCGAAGGATTCCCGCACAGAAGACTATATCTCCGGCCGCTTCGGCTAA
- a CDS encoding response regulator transcription factor: MAQRLLVIEDEPTLARLLSYNLTQEGYEVTVEDHGTAGYDRATREPFELIVLDLMLPGMNGIDILDKLRGQGIRTPVIVLTAKNAEEDVVRGLKSGADDYITKPFGVSELLARVSAVLRRISGIAEEAPPEAAVSASTIILGQLEIYPERYEVSLGGQSINLRPKEFEVLLYLARKPGVVLTRDDLMNAVWGFDYIGGQRTVDVHVSSLRKKLELDPESVHIDSIRGVGYKLVVNKKRTPVI, translated from the coding sequence ATGGCACAACGATTGCTTGTCATTGAAGACGAACCGACACTGGCCCGGCTGCTGTCTTATAACCTGACACAGGAAGGCTACGAGGTGACGGTGGAGGATCATGGAACGGCAGGATATGACCGTGCGACTAGAGAACCTTTTGAATTGATCGTACTGGATCTGATGCTGCCCGGCATGAACGGCATTGACATTCTGGATAAATTGCGTGGACAAGGCATACGTACACCGGTGATCGTGCTGACGGCCAAGAATGCGGAAGAGGATGTCGTCCGCGGGCTGAAGTCCGGGGCGGATGACTATATTACGAAGCCCTTCGGCGTATCTGAGCTGCTGGCCCGGGTCAGTGCAGTGCTGCGGCGGATCTCCGGCATTGCCGAAGAAGCTCCGCCCGAGGCAGCGGTATCTGCATCGACGATTATTCTCGGACAGCTGGAGATCTACCCCGAGCGTTATGAAGTCTCCCTGGGCGGACAGAGCATCAATCTGCGGCCGAAGGAATTTGAAGTGCTGCTGTATCTGGCCCGTAAGCCGGGCGTCGTTCTGACGCGGGATGATCTGATGAATGCGGTCTGGGGCTTCGACTATATCGGAGGCCAGCGTACCGTTGATGTGCATGTCAGTTCCTTGCGCAAGAAGCTGGAGCTTGACCCTGAATCCGTGCATATCGATTCCATCCGCGGGGTGGGCTACAAACTGGTCGTCAACAAGAAGAGAACACCTGTCATCTAA
- the pnpS gene encoding two-component system histidine kinase PnpS, producing the protein MKPFRIRLTIILMALIGISMTGAGITMAQLFKDSHISVLEENMSREIKLLSGTFSFMDTGSPDALNYYTEQAEKISNLTGSRVTFITKQGQVIGDSEKNPREMDNHSTREEELLAAKEGIGRAIRYSDTLDREMMYVAGSVSSDQGFDGYIRLSMGLDTVSEGLNRAWMIMAGGLVLLFIAATLVSYKVASSMTSPLEQITRVARRITDLDYDARVPMKRKDEIGQLATAINAMADSLQAQLKTIRDNEDLLQSVLDNMTGGIVMINAEGEIALLNRAAERLLDVKHSEMTGHSYKEIKHHYELTRLIDDGVSAGEPIHEERSIYNPVERIVRLDGVPMIQDGCSRGMLFLLQEVTEIRRLEKMRSEFVANVSHELKTPVAAVKGFAETLLGGGVTDEKTARSFLQIIYDENERLNRLIGDILELSKIESKRVQLECSPVHLIEFFDSVLETLSKVAEKKKITLSSDVPAELFIEGDEDKLRQIFMNLLSNAINYTQDGGNVRVTAVSIQKKDGTESVRFTVSDTGMGIPRKDLPRIFERFYRVDKARSRSSGGTGLGLSIVKHLVELHRGSINVESDLGIGSSFILELPLLQEENQ; encoded by the coding sequence ATGAAACCATTCCGCATTCGACTTACCATCATACTTATGGCACTGATAGGCATATCAATGACCGGGGCCGGGATCACTATGGCTCAGCTGTTTAAGGATTCGCATATTTCCGTGCTTGAAGAGAACATGTCCCGGGAAATAAAGCTGCTCTCCGGCACCTTCTCATTCATGGATACCGGCAGTCCCGATGCTCTCAACTACTATACAGAACAGGCAGAGAAGATCTCCAACTTGACCGGATCGCGCGTCACCTTCATTACGAAGCAAGGCCAGGTCATCGGCGACTCGGAGAAGAATCCGCGCGAGATGGACAATCACTCAACCCGCGAGGAGGAGCTGCTGGCCGCGAAGGAAGGGATTGGCCGGGCGATCCGTTACAGCGATACGTTAGACCGTGAAATGATGTATGTGGCGGGCTCCGTGTCCTCAGACCAAGGCTTTGACGGGTATATCCGGCTGTCGATGGGGCTGGATACCGTATCCGAAGGACTGAACCGGGCGTGGATGATCATGGCAGGAGGACTGGTGCTGCTGTTCATTGCCGCGACCTTGGTGAGCTACAAGGTAGCTTCCAGTATGACCTCTCCGCTGGAGCAGATCACCAGAGTGGCGCGGCGGATTACCGATCTGGATTATGATGCCCGGGTACCGATGAAGCGCAAGGATGAGATCGGCCAGCTGGCTACAGCCATCAACGCGATGGCCGACAGTCTCCAGGCCCAGCTGAAGACCATACGCGACAACGAGGACCTGCTGCAGAGTGTACTCGACAATATGACCGGCGGCATCGTGATGATTAACGCTGAAGGGGAGATTGCCCTGCTCAACCGGGCCGCTGAACGACTGCTCGATGTGAAGCACAGCGAGATGACCGGACATTCTTACAAGGAGATTAAGCATCATTATGAGCTTACCCGGCTGATTGATGATGGAGTGTCCGCAGGTGAACCTATCCACGAGGAGCGCAGCATCTATAATCCGGTGGAGCGGATTGTGCGTCTGGACGGGGTGCCGATGATTCAGGACGGCTGCTCCCGGGGCATGCTTTTCCTGCTACAGGAGGTTACAGAGATCCGCAGGCTTGAGAAAATGCGCAGCGAATTCGTCGCCAATGTCTCCCATGAGCTGAAGACCCCTGTTGCTGCGGTAAAAGGCTTCGCCGAGACCCTCCTCGGCGGGGGCGTTACGGATGAGAAGACGGCGCGTTCGTTCCTGCAGATCATTTACGATGAGAATGAACGGCTGAACCGCCTGATCGGCGACATCCTGGAGCTGTCCAAAATCGAATCCAAACGCGTTCAGCTGGAATGCTCCCCGGTTCATCTGATCGAGTTCTTCGATTCCGTCCTGGAGACGCTTAGCAAGGTAGCGGAGAAAAAGAAGATTACGCTCAGCTCGGATGTGCCTGCGGAGCTATTCATTGAAGGCGATGAAGACAAGCTGCGCCAGATCTTCATGAATCTGCTTTCCAATGCGATCAACTATACCCAGGACGGGGGCAATGTCAGAGTGACCGCAGTGAGCATCCAGAAGAAGGATGGCACTGAGAGCGTACGTTTTACAGTCAGTGATACGGGGATGGGGATTCCGCGCAAGGATCTGCCCCGGATCTTTGAACGCTTTTACCGGGTGGACAAAGCCCGCTCCAGAAGCTCCGGCGGAACCGGCCTTGGTCTATCTATCGTGAAGCATCTGGTTGAGCTGCATCGCGGATCTATTAATGTAGAGAGCGATCTGGGCATCGGCAGCTCATTTATCCTGGAATTGCCGCTGCTGCAGGAAGAGAATCAATAA